Genomic window (Centroberyx gerrardi isolate f3 chromosome 9, fCenGer3.hap1.cur.20231027, whole genome shotgun sequence):
TCCTGAGGAGTGGAGGAACAAAAAGGTTGTAGTGATTGGAATAGGAAACTCTGGAGGAGACATAGCTGTGGACCTGAGCAGAGTCACCAAGCAGGTTGGTGTCACATATGGATCCTCAGAGGCACACAAGACTCTAATCTTAACCTTATTCAGGTACTGGCATTATGGCCGACTCCCCATGTCTTCTCTCCCCAGCTTTACCTGAGCACTCGGAGGGGAGCCTGGGTTCTGAACCGAGTTGGAGACAACGGCTTGCCCAGGGATATGACCACTAACAGGATGGTAACTTCTCTGCAGAGCATCCTTCCCTTTGGTTTATTCTGCACCCTGGGAGAGAGCCGGCTCAACAAAAAATTCAACCACAGTCTGTACAATCTGAAGCCAAAACACAGGTAGTTTTATCTATTTCTGTGCAATTGTATTTACAGCTACAGTAAAGCTGTATAATTCAAAGAAGTAGCTGCAtgccatttattttattaattaaacatacCTGTGGTATGCATCAAGTTGAGTATCATTACTTATCAATCTGTTAAAATGAATCTGAATATGAATCTCAGGTTGTTCAGCCAGCATCCCACAGTGAATGATGAGCTGCCCAACCGCATCCTATCTGGAACAGTTCAGGTGAAACCCAACATCCGCAGATTTCAAGGATCCAGCGTGGAGTTTGAGGATGGGAGTGTTGTGGAAGATATCGACTTAGTGGTAGGTGTAATCGTAAcaagtgtgtacacacacaccaaacacacaggcacaccaaacacacacacacacacacgcacacacacacacacacacacacacttccttacacacactttcattggACAGCAGTGCCATGCAGTAGCATGTTAATGAGATGACTCCCTCTCTTGCAGGTATTTGCCACAGGTTACAgcttttcctttccattccttGCCTCAcatgtgctgtcagtctctggGAACAAAGCATCTCTGTACAAGTATGTTTTCCCCCCTGAGTTGGACCGCCCCACGCTGGCTATCATTGGACTAGTGCAGCCACTGGGAGGCACTATTCCAATCTCTGAGATGCAGGCCAGATGGGCCACACGTGTCTTTAAAGGTGACACATGTTCTTTAAAATGTGAACTTTTTCACATCACTTTACCCCCACAGAAATACTTGAGGTTGAAGTAGGGCATTTACTCAATTTTCAACTCTGTTCTCATTACATACAGGCTGTAACAAGCTTCCTTCAATGGCTGCCATGCTGAAGGATGTTCAGTGCAAGCGGGAGAGCATGGCTGCAAGGTACTGCAGTGGatttattcaattcaatgaTTGTTTATTTAGGATCTAAAAGATCAAAAGGACCAAGTCCTGTTGTCCACAACATGTTTGGCTCTGGTCTCTTTTTCAGGTATGTTACCAGCCAGAGACACACCATCCAGGTTGACTTTATCAAGTACATGGATGAGATAGCAGAGCAGGTGGGGGTTCGACCCAGCATCCTGAGGCTGCTACTGACGGATCCCAGGCTGGGACTGAGTGTGTTCCTGGGTCCCCCTACACCGTACCAGTATCGTCTTAGAGGGCCAGGAAAGTGGGCTGGGGCCCGTCAGGCCATCCTCACTCAATGGGAGAGAGTGGCCCAACCCATGAAGACCAGACCGTCTGATCAGCCCGAGCCCAAGCGCTCCTTTATGTTGCCTCTGATTCTGTCGGCCGCTGCCCTGGGCCTGGCTGCCTATTTCAGCAGGAGCAGCCTGCCAGCCTTCCTACAAGAGCCCAGTGCACTGCTGGACTGGATGAAGGGCTACCTGCCTGCACAGTGACCTGCAATTAAAGCACATCAGCTCAGATTATGACTGTATCATATATGGCTGACTTGCTTGCAGGCTCTTTTAATAATTAACATACTAATCATTAGTATACAGTTTCTTCAACATTATTACTTCAATATTTTTCTACATTATCCCCATCTCCATGAATGATTCATAAACCAAGATACAATGATGCCACCTAGTGGAGGCTGCAGAGTGCAGCTGATGCACTGCTTGAAAAagctctctttccttcctcctcgcCCATTCTGCAGATGCCCCCAATAAAtattgtaagttgctttggacaaCAGCTTCTGCTTAATaacataatgtaaatgtaatttaaacTGCATGATTGAAGTATGTAAATACTAAGATGGTGGTGGAGGAGCAATACCTATGCTAAAACAAAGTAGTTTCAAACAGAGTATGAAATATGGCCAAAATAATGTGCTTGGTtgcttttcttccttttttgtgattttctatTCTCACTCTATTTAGTTGGCTAAGTAATGTTTGTTAATCTATTGACAGTGCTTACTGTGCTATACACAGCATTGATATGACTGTGTTTTTGAGGCTGTGCTTGAGGATGAGTGTATAGATCTACTGTTCCAGTGAAATCATACCAGAAAGCAAGGTTTCCAGTtatcaataaattcaatatgGAATGTAATAATGAACAGGCATAGAAAGTGTAATGTTGTTACTGATGAAACTGAATTACAGTTACCCAGGTTTAAGCTCTATACACGCACATCCGTGCACACAGGCTTACAATTAACTAGCCAACCTTgcatgatatattttttttctctcttgataGATCACAATCTGCTGCACAAGACAGTTGTCAACAGTTGTAGTAAGCTTGGAATAGTTTTCAGACTATAACAACTTTTTGACTGCCTTTCAATAAAAAGTCTTTTCCAgtgttgtattattgtgtaATATTACCTGGTTAGAAACCTTTCACCACCACTTCTACCTTTTACCCAGGTCATTGCTTTGGTATGAAAGGGGCTACAGTTTTATTCCAAGCATAAAGTCAGCATAAGCTTTGTTATGTGATGACTGCTGTAAGCAAGGAAATTTGTGTATCCGGTCAGCTGCgagtgtgtaattgtgtgatGTGTAAGTTATAGGGCCACACATTTCTTGTTTAGGGCCACCAAAACCCTGGGGCCGGCCCTGAGTCCATTGCTGACAAAATGCATCACTTGCTTCGTCAAACTgcggttaaaggaatagttcacccaaaaatgaaaatcctgtcatcatctactcatcctcatgccaaatgaaacacaggtgaaatttgttagtccatataacacacagggaggttgccagcacaacttcgtagcagcc
Coding sequences:
- the LOC144539689 gene encoding flavin-containing monooxygenase 5-like; this translates as MTQRVAVVGGGSSGLACIKSCLDEGLEPVCFESSDDIGGLWRFKENPEPDRASIYHSVIINSSKERMCYSDFPVPAHFPNFMHNSLIMDYFRMYADRFQLTKHIRFNTKVLQVKQKSDFSRSGQWDVETENRDGKKEQHIFDAVMICIGHHCHPNLPLHDFPGIDTFKGKYFHSRDYKTPEEWRNKKVVVIGIGNSGGDIAVDLSRVTKQLYLSTRRGAWVLNRVGDNGLPRDMTTNRMVTSLQSILPFGLFCTLGESRLNKKFNHSLYNLKPKHRLFSQHPTVNDELPNRILSGTVQVKPNIRRFQGSSVEFEDGSVVEDIDLVVFATGYSFSFPFLASHVLSVSGNKASLYKYVFPPELDRPTLAIIGLVQPLGGTIPISEMQARWATRVFKGCNKLPSMAAMLKDVQCKRESMAARYVTSQRHTIQVDFIKYMDEIAEQVGVRPSILRLLLTDPRLGLSVFLGPPTPYQYRLRGPGKWAGARQAILTQWERVAQPMKTRPSDQPEPKRSFMLPLILSAAALGLAAYFSRSSLPAFLQEPSALLDWMKGYLPAQ